The following DNA comes from Desulfobaculum xiamenense.
CGATGATGTGCCAGCCCGCGGGCGGATTCAGCCAGTTTTGCAGGGCGAAGTTGCCGATTTCGAGGAAGGGGCGCTTGCAATCAAGCCCCGTGCCGGGGGTGATGGGAACCCAGTTTGCCGTGGGAAGCTTCCAGTGGAAGCTCCACAGCGTTTTGAGCAGAGCCACGGAGCTTGCCGAGGCGCGGGTGACGTGGATGTCGTTGCCGTTTTCGGCCATCCAGCGGGGCAGCTCCTCCAAGGCCACCGGGCTGACCAGAAGTACGCTTTTGACCGGGCCGGATGGGGCGGTGATGGACAGCCCAGGCAGCAGGCGGTAGCGCTCTGCGTTGGCGAGGTATTCAAAGGCCGAGGCCGGAGAGAGGTCTATTTCGCCATGCTCCAGAGCGCTGTTCATTTCCGAGGGATGGCCCGGCATGTACCTGATGCCGGACGATGGCGGGAAGTGGCGCTTAAGGGTCTGGAACAGGGGAAGGACGTTCAGGTAGCTGATCTGTCCGATGGTCAGGTGCGTATGGCTCATGGTTCGCTGTCCTTGCGTTGCATTGGCCCGCTGGGGCGGGATTCGCGGCGGGCGCGCCGGAAAAGGAAAAGGCCCCCGGAGGTATACCGCCGGGGGCCTTGGCATGCAACATGCGGATGAACTAGGCGAGCTGGGAGATAAGGAATT
Coding sequences within:
- a CDS encoding menaquinone biosynthetic enzyme MqnA/MqnD family protein; this encodes MSHTHLTIGQISYLNVLPLFQTLKRHFPPSSGIRYMPGHPSEMNSALEHGEIDLSPASAFEYLANAERYRLLPGLSITAPSGPVKSVLLVSPVALEELPRWMAENGNDIHVTRASASSVALLKTLWSFHWKLPTANWVPITPGTGLDCKRPFLEIGNFALQNWLNPPAGWHIIDLAEQWRAFTGLPFVFAVWIVRNGLSDAQRELLADVHTALLHCKAACHESIGEISEMKDICGWISREGIEDYLSTLDYDLGPREEASLVLFGDYCRRLGLIPGVPGLRWAL